In Zingiber officinale cultivar Zhangliang chromosome 1A, Zo_v1.1, whole genome shotgun sequence, the DNA window CAAGCTGGAGCTTTCAATTGGTGGTGTCAGAGGAGGTTTACTGGATGCCCCATCAAATGTATCACAAGAAGATGATGCATTATGAGAATACGAACTATCCATGCATGAAAAGTCAAAAACCGACTCTAAACTACTGTGTAGAGATGCTTGGGCATGTTCATTTGTCCTAAATGGCTTTCCATAATCATTATGAAGATAAAGGGGGTCATTTAAGTTCATGTTCCCCAAGAGACCATTAGGCAATGACTGAAAAACATCAGGAATTTTATTGATTTTAGAGTATCCTAATGGAGAGTTTGTAGGTGTAACCCGACTTGTTAAACTACTTGTTTGGATATTTAAAGAGAGAGGTGGAAACCCAGAATTGGAATAAGCATCATTTCCCAGTGTAGGGGATATTGCTATGCTAAATCCTTCAAATTCTGGTACGAACTCATTATTATTCACCAAATCATCCCTAACACTTGAATAGGTTTGTAAATCCTTCTCAAGAGGACAAATTTCTCTCTTCTCTATAGCCTGTAGATCACAGTAATCAACAATAGTTGCTGAACTATCCAATCCATCATGGGCATCATTTCCAGGAGGTCCAGATCCTTCTAATATACATATTGGTGCACCACTGTTGCAAATTCCATTTGATATAAAAGTCCTGGATTCATCCGCCAGATTGAGAGAAGGAAAAACATTTGTGCTCTGATTTGGCAAACAAGTATCTGTGAGTTGGTCCGTACTTTTGGAGCAAGAGTTCACCTGGCAAGGCTGAATATGTCAGAAGAATAAGAGAGGTCAAGAGAGGTAATTAGAAAACCTGCAACAATATAGATCATGAATTTCATAATTCACATCTATTTGTTGTGAAAATTTGGAAGTCTGGTGCAGTCTAAATgatatttaaacttattttgcAAAAAGAACTGAGGAACCCCAAGCCGGAGAGGCAATGAAAAGTTTCAAGCATACAAAACTTTGATTGCTCAAGAAAACAATTCTAACAGATATTAATCATAGGAGATCATTCTTGAAAGTGAATTTGGATCTCCCAAATTTCTCTTAAGCTACAAACTACtgcaaaaataaattataattagtTTGGTGGAGAGGCCTAATCTTGAGTTTTTCTAGTTTATGTATAATGAAAAGAGATTTCAGTACCTCTCTCTCACACTGATTTTGCCTTTGATGAAATTCTTCCAAGTGGCTCCCTGAAACAGCCTTTACTCCTTCATAGTTCAATGTGGATCCAACGGGGGATGTTGTCTTCTGTATTTCTTCAAATGATGCACTATCGAAACTTCCCTTGGTGCTATAACAGTTACCTTCATGTGCAAGCATACGTTGATGAAGCCTTATTCTCGGAGTAGTGGCCAGGATACTATCTGAGTAGCAATTCAATTTTCTCTTTTTTGGCCATGATatttcacatgcttttgctgccaaATTTCGTGAACTTTTTGAACTAGTTATGTTACTAGACCCATCAGGGTCTGAATAAGAAAGTACCTTCCCATCCCTACTCAAACTTCTCAATGAGTATCTAGGTTCTGATGAATGATTTAGTGATGGAACACCAGAAGCTGGTCGAGTTGAATCAGAAGTTGCAGTCAACCTGCCTCCTTTTCCTACATCATGTACAATCAAAATGGGGTTGGCAACTGTGCTACAACAAACATTGTGTGCAGCAAACTCAGTCTCTTCAGATTCTAGGCAAGCATCACCTCCCAGTAATACAGAATTATCAATCTGAAGATCATGTGGTGCTAGATTTAGGTTGCAGGCAGATTTATCCTCAACCATAGTCTTGTAATTGTCTTCTTTTGTGTCCATTGAGCTTCTGACAGATTGTTTCAGATCAGAATCAATGGTGCATGCCATCCCACAGGAAATTGTAGCTAGATCATGTGAAGTTTCACAAGATCTAGAGTGAATCTTTCCCTCAGGATCATGAGGATTTGCACTTAAATATTCTAAAGAACTCAATAGCTGTAGCATGTTCCCAGGGCAATCAAGTGATCTAGATGGAGATGCTTCATGAGCAGCTTTGCTTTGAAGAGCAAATGAGTTCCTTGCAACTGATAATTCTGGAGCATGATCAGAAATCAAGGATGCAGCCAATGACCTAGTTATTCTACGCGGATTGTGTTCTAAAGGTGACCCAGATGAAGCTGCTTTATCACCAACTTTACTATGAAGAGCAAGAGAGTTACTAGTAAATGATGGTTCTATAGCATGATCAGAAATCAAAGAACTAGCCACTGACCTAGTTATTCTCCTGGCATTGCCTTCAATAGTCACCTCGTCTCCAAAATTAGCAATCTGTTTTGTTCCATTAAGATACTCATCAGGTTCCTTTTGCTTTGACCTAATTATTCTACGTGGATTGCATTCCACAGGTGCTTCAGATGAAGCTGCTTTATCACCAACTTTACTATGAAGAGAAAGTGGGTTCCTAGAAGATGAAGGTTCTATAGTATGACCAGACATTGAAATTGTAGCCATTGACCTAGTTTTTCTCCTAGTGTTTCCTTCAACAGTCACCTCGTCTCCAAAACTAGCAATCTGTTTTGTTCCATAAAGATTCTCCTCGGTGTCCTTTTGCTTTGACCAGCCACATTGGATACTTACAACGGAGCCAGATACCGATGAATCCTCAACAACTTCAGAGCATATGATGTCACAATCTCTTTGATCATCTTTTTGGTGACTGGTAATTGTAGCTACATCAGTATGTTCTTTACGAGTATACTCCTTAGAAATGCAAACTTCGTGTGCTGAAGGAGTGGGAAGAGGAAATGAGATTCCAGGAGCAAAATGCTTGCTGCTTAACTCTGTAACAAAACAAAATAATTATGTGAGATGATAACAAGAAGATGACTAAATGCTAAAATGTCAAGAGCTCATTCAAGCTGGACCATTATAAAACATTCAAGCTAATCCTTATTTCAAGCAGTTAGGTATGTGGACTAGAAGTTTATGCATGGTTTGAACCAATCATCACATAAAATGCCAAGAGTCCATTCAAGTTGGtgtaatttaaaaatcaaaatggtTCTTACTAGAGTTACTAACAATGTCTTTACCAATCAGCACATACGTTATCTGCATGATGATGAAGAGACGAAATATTTCAATACTTCTTTATCAAACGGCGAGGTGATTAATTTTAATCACCTGGAATATTCCTTCAAAATTGCATCCTCAAATTTACTTTTCCCTAAAATAAAGTGTTATCAATAGATACTTTTATTATTCCCCAAGGTTTGGCAGATACGTTATACGAGCCTGCTAATCAGTTATTGGAAAGGGTAAACTGAAAGCTGTAACATAACGTAATATGGAACTGTTCCTACGAAACAAAACCCTAGATTCGCACTATGTCATTATTTAAGAATCTTAGCGATTTCCTTAAGGTTTAGTCCAAAACAGATACACACACCTTAGTCTAATGACATTTTGTTCCTGTTTTTGATATCATCCCAAATTTGAAAGTTTACCTCCTCCACCCTCACCCATCCACCACTCACAACCCACATACACACACAAAAAAGAAGCGATTAATAAAGAGAGAGTTACCGTTCTGAGATTCCAAAAGCCAAGGAGGAGGCTGTTTGCCGTCGGCGAGAAGGCTGTAGGCGAGGGATTCGGCATACGACTCTTCCTGCTGCCTCAGCTGGGCCTCGATCCGGCACTTGCGGTCGAAGATTCTCTTGAAGAGTTGCTCGATCGTCGTCATCTCGGCCTCAGTTCCAGCAGATTCGaaacgaaaaaaaaaataataaaaaaaaaatcaagctgACGCCTGGCCGTCATCTCGGCCTCGGATCGACGACGGAGACGTCGGAGGCCTCCCGTTTCCTCTCCTTCTCGACATGACGCCTGAGCAGATCGAGTTCGGAAGGGGAATGATTCGAAAGGCGAAAAGGGATTTGGCGCAGCGGAAAGGGATTTGAAATTTTTGAACGGTGAAGTTATTTGAGACCAAAACACATTAACCAAAAAATGCTAACGTATGCATATGCCGTCTATAATTATACTCTAGCCCCTAAAGTTTTGCGTTTATGAATTTACATCCAAGTAATTAATAAAATTGAACCAAACggattaataattatataaattgtaAATATATACTTTAACTTAGGCTAATCCTAATTAACTCTAACAATGAGCatctatttaattattatatatattattgtttAACATGAATAGGCATATGCATTTATGATGATTAGTACTTGCTAATGTTTAGTGGCTTAGTAATTAATATGTACTTAGTGTTGGAGCAATTCCAATgatccgcgggaccatgtgttttggtgtttgggcaaagggtttaagttaggattaccctcgttatttgatatgtgtatttgagttatgcaggactgcaggtgacacatgtgactcaggttgacggcttcgggtccggtgaaggatggagcatccgagggaccgtggacaaggcatcgaggacaagggccgagggaagcgacttcgaggcatacacgaaggatagcattggggacgagccgcgggcttggatgcatccgagggacgagagccaaaggaagtaggcttgaaagcaagaggtcaaagctgcaaagaaaacatcaaatgagtcataagggtgaggggtacgagtgcatgagagattgtactcggagtaaaatcctagttttagggttttactgtagcggcactgtagcagttattgtagcgtacttgtagcagtactgtagcgcactgtagcagtcaactagtgatggatcagtcgactgatgcactgtagcagagccgttgggctggcaccagtcaactggtgcaaggaccaatcgattggtaacgggcaaatcaggttctgatttgttccaagctctataagaaggagcttggtatggccggccaaggcgacgaaattagacttggttaaagcctaattagtagtcatctagtgctctagcaatccaagtatTCTTGATCGAGtcgtggcgaggtttctccaccgacaaggaggattgtgctagccgaagttttcggggactaatccaccgacgggttgagggatcgtccaccttacagatacGTCGTAGTATTTTTCGATTTATCctaataataaatagaaaattttcatcaGATGAAATCAATCACCTCAAATTAACATTACCTGATCTCAATGACTTggttgagttgtcgtgattttcTCAATAACTTGGTTTGCATAGTCATTACTTGTTAGACCtcatggttgttttgatatgatcaaccaagttaattaggtcctgtttgtttttatccctgcgtctaagtgtgcaggagcttaagagcgcaggaagtcgagcggaaaacgcagttaatgagaaggacgacacgagaagggagccgacgggttcggtgcgtccgaaggacgagaaagctgcggaagagtacaccgctggacgagaagaacatgtgcgacgttcgagggacgtaaagtcgggatggaagactgctcgaggaaaaggtcagaaattgggttcgggtgagccatatttcgattggtcgcaatcacccaatcaatcggagcttcggaaggaaaaaggaagttaaaaggagctgaagaagctagTCAAATGCGGCTCAGaccaatgttgaaggcgccttagctGCCTCCACTGTCTGAAGCGCCTCaaacagcttggaggcgcctcagactcagcccaaggcgcctccaaggtcatTTGaggtaggggtgagcattcggttaatttggttaatttgatattaaatttgtataatttttttttatttttattttaaacaaatttagttaattcggtgttaactgaaataactaattcggttaattcagttttagtaaaactttgatttgattcagttagccaacactaaatcggttaattcagttaattcataaatgtatgataatttaaatttagaaaatgaaaaataaaaaattgaaattgagaaattaaaaaataatgcatgcttaaataaatttccaaaatcgaaACTaaagatttatggaaaattaaattggtatattagaaaacatcagggacaacttaggaaaattcctagaaACTATATACTCCCTAAGTTTTCAAATaaccctataggaaggaacctctattgggttccaaaatccgttctaaactatttttttttaaattaaggctttcagaagaaaaattaaacagataatttcttttgaggctttgtttaagaaagtggttgttgttccaataaccaagaaggcctagtgcctcgccgtgaattagaagccaaaatattgaaaggaaatgtttaattaactttttattaaaacattaaaattaaaattagataatgctttaaaatattttttactatacTTAGGAAAATATTCTTCCTTAGATTTTTTAATTGGAAAATCTTTAGAACTATTTTTGCATAAGTTAAAAAGTcttataaagttaaaaaaaaaaattggtttaacctaaatttttttttttgcaaaaacttaAGGAAAATCTTAGAAAGTTTTCTaaagacttagaatttttttgaaatatCTTGTACCCtgtttttgctatgatcaaagggggagaaataggtacaagttaagtttagggggaattaaaactaactttggttaaatttttttatactttTCAACATTTAGTATCAGAACTAAATTTTATGCTTGTTGCAATTTAGTTTAATTGCAAATTGACTTTAAATATTAGttttgtaatttctttaaattactactattctgtttttaccctaatttaaacttgggttgatgcacatcaaaaagaggaaaaTTGTTAGactccgtggttgttttgatatgatcaaccaagttagttaggtcctgtttgttttttaTCTCGGTGTctagtgtgcaggagcttaggagcgcaggaagtcgagcggaagacgcagctagcgagaaggatggcacgggaagggcgccgacaggctcggtgcgtccgaaggatgagaaagctgcggaagagtataccggtggatgagaagaacgtgcgcgacgttcgagggacgtaaagccgggatggaagactgctcgaggaaaaagccggaaattaggttcgggtgagccctatttcagttggccgcaatcacccaatcaatcggagcttcggaaggagaaaggaagccaaaaggagctgaagaagctaaccagaggcgcctcagaccaatgctgaaggcgcctcagctgcctccactgtctgaggcgcctcagacagcttggaggcgcctcaaacccagTCCGAGACGCCTCCAAGGCCATTTGATGCGCCTCAAACCCAGTAAAACTTGTCGTTTGTaatcagataaagttttatccgattgacttggttagaggcgccttggaccttgttggaggcgccttagaccttcGAGATAAGATTTTCCGGGGCTATTTAAAGGCTCATGGAGCTAAGAAATATTCATTCATTTAAGCAATCaactttgtaatcaattcctagcaactagtgagcgttctaagtgtaaaaaggcttctccgcctatagtgaagctgttcaaccgtcttggattaacaaccgtcttggttgtaaccaagtcaatttctGGTCTCCCTTTCTTTTTtgttatttcatcattttttataattactattattttaagttgaaagccttgaggagggtataattttattttatagacaattcacccccctcttatcaGCCCCGCTCCACCAACATTACTTTGTTGTTAATTCACTATTGCTTAGCTATGATTTCATGATCAGCTCGATATGACACTTAAATCTGCTTAGTAACATCCGCCTATTCTATGCAAAAATTTTATACTGAAATTTGAATATGatagttaaaaaaattatcagctatattatatatgttttttaaattttgaaaataaatcttatttcttaaatattatataagagagacaaaaaaaaaaaaagataaactaatatatatgatataataaaaattaaatatttaaatttaataaaactattttttatcttaaattatgtattttaataaaaaaGATGGGATGCTCTAAACTGTCacctaaaattattattattattattattattattaattaattaattattttacaatATCCTTtaaagatatatatttttttccaatTAAATAATGAGTCAACTGTCAACAAATGAATAGCCCTTCGTTAGATCCTACGTTAATAATTAGTTAAGCGATGAGTTTGCCACGTTCATGTCTTCGTTAAACATGCCCAACACTCATGCCAcatgatattaattaaatgaattctttaaggtaaaaaatattttttttgtaaaaacaaATTCGACAACAATATACGTGTCAAGAAATCGAGATTTTGCATATTAAAGacaatttattattaattgactGGTTTTAGATTAGACAAATCAATtcgatattaaaataatttaccaccaattaaattttgttttaagaTATTCATAATAGtacatataatataatttaacaaCATTTACAATATAATTTAGCTGCATAAAATTTAGTATCATCTAATAATAGCATTCATAAAATAAATTGTTATAGACTATAATTCAATTTAACTCGAGTCTATGAATACGAAATAGTATTTTCAAATCGTGCATAAATTCTCTTTAAGGTTTTTcactccaataaaaacacatcaTTTTATATGAGTAGGGCCATAAATAAGCTAAAATAAGTCATTAATAAAATTTGGCAGTGTTCATACTTATTTAATAAGataatcaagttaaagtcaatgcgagcttaaaatgaattaaatcgttgaaatgattatttaagtttggtttgaattttttttatgagtttgagtttgatttatttagatgtatcaagaaaaattttaattgaagCTTActtaattgtttaaaatttttatattttaaacatgttcgattggttattgagcttaatagtataaatttattttattcattttgaaagtttttttttgtttatttaatatattgataAATATGATTCACGAACATTAACATGTTGAACACACCATTTTATATGAGTAGGGTCATAAACGAGCTAAGACAAGCCATTGATCAAATTTAATAGTGTTCATACTTATTTAATAAGATAATCAAGTCAAAGTCAATGcaagcctaaaatgaattaagtcgttgaaatgattatttaaacttggtttgaattttttttatgaggtttgagtttgatttgtttagatataccaAGTAAGATTTTAATTGAAGCTTActtaattgtttaaaatttttatattttaaacatGTTCGGTTGGTTATTGAGTTTAATAGTATAAATTTATGTTATTCATTTTGAAAGTTTTCTTTTGTGTTATTTAAtatgttgataagagttttattgataaatatggtTCACGAACATTAACAAGTTGAACATGCCATTTTATATGAGTAGAGCCATAAACGAGCTAAGACAAGTCATTAATCAAATTTGATAGTGGTCATACTTATTTAATAAGATAATCAAGTCAAAGTCAATGTGAGTCTAAAATAAATTAAGTCATTGAAATGATTATTTAAGCttggtttgaattttttttatgagtttgagtttgatttgtttagatGCATCAAATAAGATTTTAATTGAAGcttacttaattatttaaaatttttatattttaaacatgttcgattggttattgagcttaatAGTATAAATTAATGTTAttcattttgaaatttttttttgtttatttaatatattgataaaaattttattaataaatatgattcatGAATATTAATAAGTTAAACATATATGTATTCAACTTTATTTGTTTAGTTGAGTTgtttaaatttattcatttagTTAATTTTATATACATTGAATAAATAAATCATAGGATTAGTAAAGTAGAGGCCcaacataaataattttttaaatgccaCATTTAACTTCAAACCATAATTTTGATAAAGAAAAgagcaaaaaaaaattatatataaaaatatagaaaactactaaataattgttttaaaaaaaatactcttaattaattggtttttaaaaatttatctctTGTTTTATTCTCCCATTCATCTCGCCCACTATTTCTCTCCTCGCTTTCATCCTCTATAAAACGCCTCTCTTTCTCCTCCCCTTCGATCGGCCtcgctcttctccttcttccacgATCTCGGAGTCTCCGGAGCCGTCGCCGGACTCGCTTCCTGATCCCTTGCCGATCCAGGTGGCTCCCACTGTCCCCGTCACAATTACGAAAAGCCTTTGGCCTCTTTTGGCCACGTCTCCGCGGTCCGCGTGGATTTTTGCGGCAGGAGGTTCCTTTGGCGGCTTTGATTGATGGTCGCCGCGTGAGCCGTGGTTGAGGACTTGAGGTGGCATACAGTATGGAAAGGTTGGATTTTatcatttatttttcaaaaaaaaaatctggaAAGTAATGCAAGTTTGGATGATTAGCTGGCTAGATTCCAATTTCTGAGCCTGAGATGGAAATTTAGGGTTTATGAGAAGGTATATTCGGTGATTTTTCATTCGTGGATTCCCTGTTCCAAGCCGCATTGAGTAGAAAAATCGGAGATTGCTTTGTGTATCTGCTATCTGGATCCCTATAGTTTGGCACCGGCGGCTTTTTTTCTAGTGTTGGAAGAAGCAGCGCATTTTGGATTAGTTGGTTGTGCTTATGGGATCTGAGAGCAGAGGAGAGAGGCATCACGGCCTGAAACCTTATGCCGAGGGGAAGGTAAAGTGCAGATCCAAGTTCAAGGTGTGGATGATCCGGATGACGACCACGGTGCTGCTTTGGACTTGCGTTCTCCAGCTCACGGCGCTAGGGCATACTTGGGTGCCACGCGTCTGGAATGGCCGGCCATCTTGCTCTTCCCCTTCCGATGTACCAATCCAAGGCCAACAATCCACCTCTGCCATCGTTAAGAAGTTCGTTCATTCCCCAAAAAGTGAGTGTTCTTTCCACTTCTCTTGATTTTTAGGGCCATCTTTCTTTGCTCGCCTTCAATTACttaattttctttaataattGTAGCTTCATATACTGGAGAAAAAAATAGTTCCTTTTAGTTCTGATTTCCAAGATACTCATCTTGATTTCTTGGATCAAGTATCTGCAGCAAgatctatattttatttgaatttcacGGTTAAATCGCTTGATCATTGTTAATTAGTTGTTATTATACTTTTTGTTAGGCCAATTGACAGCACTGATGTGGTATCTTGTTCTACTTTCTAATTCAGTTCTATGACAACTCTTCAATTCAAGTATCAGTTTCAGGTTCCATGGTACGATTGACCATAAACTTGCTACCATTCATGTTTGAGTTTTTTCAGGGCACAATCTTCCCTGTGAAACACAGACTGAGGACATCCTTGTGACTGATTAACCTTTTGGACTTGAGCTAGCCTATGTTGTATTTTCAACATCATTGTTGTTTAGCTAACATAGATATGCCGAAGCTAACAAGCTACCTCATCGTCCAATTTTCTTGCTGTTATATGTTAAGATTCTTCTGTGTGGGCTTTAAAACACACTTATGTTAACCTGACTGAGCAAAGTTCTGATATGAAACTTATATTGTGTTTATATTTAGGAATCTACAATAACAATGGGTATCTGATGGTCTCGTGCAATGGCGGGCTCAACCAGATGCGAGCAGCTGTAAGGATTTGATCCAACTTAAAAAGTATCTTTGGGTGGTCCTTTGGCACGAGCAGTTCCTTCTTGCCTTTGCATTGAATTGGTACTTATCGAACATTTCTGTCTTAATTTTCCAGATCTGTGATATGGTTGCCGTCGCGAGATATTTGAATGTGACACTTATAGTACCGGAGTTGGACAAATCATCATTTTGGTCAGACCCTAGGTGCGCTCACACTTCTAATCTAAATGCTTAGAGTTGGGTTTTGATAACTCGATGGTCTACTCATTTGACCTTCCATCCAACTTTGCAAAGTTTTCAAAGCTAAAGGCCATGTTCATATATGGCAGTGAATTCCAAGATATATTCGATGTCGATCATTTTATCACATCTTTGAGGGACGAGGTCTGGATATTGAAAGAATTACCACCTAGACTAAAATGGAGAGTCGAGAAAGGATCAGTGTACACTATGCCACCAGTTAGCTGGTCTGACATATCTTATTATGAAAATCAGGTTAGTACGCCTTTCGAACCATGAAGAAAAACATGTGAATATATTAACACAGTTATCTTTACCTTATAATCAGATTTTGTCATTGATAAAGAAGCACAAGATTGTGCATTTCACCAAAACGGATACTCGGCTTGCCAACAATGCACTTCCTTTAGAGATTCAAAAGTTGCGTTGTCGAGTGAATTTCGCTGCATTGAAATTTACTTCTCAGATCGAGGAGTTAGGTAGGAGGGTAATCAGAATTCTTCACCAGAATGGCCCCTTTTTAGTTCTCCATTTACGATATGAGATGGACATGTTGGCTTTCTCTGGATGTACTCATGGTTGCACTAACGAAGAGGCAGAAGAGTTGACGAGAATGAGGTACGAGGTTTTCCCCCCTTCCCGCAATGTCCTATTTTCGATTTGATGAGAAATTGCGAGCACGTATCCATTTGGCAGATATGCATATCCATGGTGGAAGGAGAAAGTCATCGATTCAGTCGTCAAAAGGAAGGATGGTCTCTGCCCTCTAACACCAGAAGAGACTGCTCTGGTATTGAGAGCGCTCGATATAGATCATCGTATCCAGGTATACATAGCTGCAGGAGAAATATACGGCGGTGAAAGGCGAATGAGAGCTCTTTCTGAAGCTTTTCCAAATTTGGTGAGCGTATGTGACAGTACATATCGTTTGTTTAGTGTTGTGTTCTTACTTTGATCTCTAAATGCAAGTAATTGAGTAGGTAAGGAAGGAAACTTTACTTGGTTCATCAGATCTTCAATATTTCCAGAATCACTCATCGCAAATGGCAGCATTAGATTACATGGTTTCTTTAGCCAGTGATATTTTCGTTCCTACATACGATGGAAACATGGCTAAAGTTGTCGAGGGTCATCGTAGGTACTGCTTTTTCATGTTCATCGATGTATATTACTATCAAGTGAATGCTAATTGCTATATTTTTCAGAAAGAACTAACGAACAAAGAGTGCTGAAACAAAAGTTTGATTTCTCTAAGATCTCTCTGTTTTACAATTCGCAGATTCTTGGGGTTCAAGAAGACCATCACGCTAGATCGAAAGGTCTTAGTAGACCTGATCGATCAGTATACTAATGGAACTTTAGCATGGGAAGACTTCTCTTCATCAATTAAGGCAGCTCATGCTACTCGCCTGGGAAGGCCTGCCAGAAGAGTGACGATACCCGACAGACCAAAGGAAGAGGACTACTTCTATGCCAATCCCCATGAATGCCTCCGAGAAGCTTGGTGAAACACAGAA includes these proteins:
- the LOC122030828 gene encoding uncharacterized protein LOC122030828 isoform X1 — its product is MTTIEQLFKRIFDRKCRIEAQLRQQEESYAESLAYSLLADGKQPPPWLLESQNELSSKHFAPGISFPLPTPSAHEVCISKEYTRKEHTDVATITSHQKDDQRDCDIICSEVVEDSSVSGSVVSIQCGWSKQKDTEENLYGTKQIASFGDEVTVEGNTRRKTRSMATISMSGHTIEPSSSRNPLSLHSKVGDKAASSEAPVECNPRRIIRSKQKEPDEYLNGTKQIANFGDEVTIEGNARRITRSVASSLISDHAIEPSFTSNSLALHSKVGDKAASSGSPLEHNPRRITRSLAASLISDHAPELSVARNSFALQSKAAHEASPSRSLDCPGNMLQLLSSLEYLSANPHDPEGKIHSRSCETSHDLATISCGMACTIDSDLKQSVRSSMDTKEDNYKTMVEDKSACNLNLAPHDLQIDNSVLLGGDACLESEETEFAAHNVCCSTVANPILIVHDVGKGGRLTATSDSTRPASGVPSLNHSSEPRYSLRSLSRDGKVLSYSDPDGSSNITSSKSSRNLAAKACEISWPKKRKLNCYSDSILATTPRIRLHQRMLAHEGNCYSTKGSFDSASFEEIQKTTSPVGSTLNYEGVKAVSGSHLEEFHQRQNQCEREPCQVNSCSKSTDQLTDTCLPNQSTNVFPSLNLADESRTFISNGICNSGAPICILEGSGPPGNDAHDGLDSSATIVDYCDLQAIEKREICPLEKDLQTYSSVRDDLVNNNEFVPEFEGFSIAISPTLGNDAYSNSGFPPLSLNIQTSSLTSRVTPTNSPLGYSKINKIPDVFQSLPNGLLGNMNLNDPLYLHNDYGKPFRTNEHAQASLHSSLESVFDFSCMDSSYSHNASSSCDTFDGASSKPPLTPPIESSSLRRVSGKSGSGSQTLVTNPELVCFRIDEDSTTLEDNEHSDELGISDKGTCLKEIKALDDREPLRDISSIYRNTQNSCPLIKVIPGNRSHQSLDTKFSYGTEINVHSSLGSSYSNNTDQMGDIENQCFPVNGDKDRSIAKSLSNRSSEPELNTKKLGRNRSQASIQKGYKPNNIVSNVSSFIPMIKKQQQATTTKGKKEIKVKALEAAEAAKRLEEKRQIEREIRKAAAKLERERLEQKKQLKLKQMEEKRRKEAERLEHEKQLKQNQLEDKRRKETEIAARKRQREEEDWKERERKRRCNEDTQKLQREQEERLRTKKEEKELRFKALVDDGKKKGLMQDPKQPLKLKEISGSTKTNEVDPISTKVTTSSNITKGIIQDRLSTNKKNQDCESYEISPYKDSDDDEDGADENLRRRKKHIPSWARDPLEKLLLRQQDTNPFDIFFRKNSFSLNQVLCPPVTRRLPL